Within Spinacia oleracea cultivar Varoflay chromosome 4, BTI_SOV_V1, whole genome shotgun sequence, the genomic segment accCCCAGAAAGATTGTGCTTGAATTTCATATGTTGGTGTTCGTTCAGTTGTTGCTCTTTGGTGGTTAATTCTCAGTAAAAAAAAAGCTTCCTATATTTTCTTTTGCTCTTTATAGTAGTGATTTGCGTTTCTTGCTCTCTATTTTCCCCCCTGTTTTGGTTACTTTGCGTGCAGCTCGTAGTACTTGCTCactatgttactcggactctGGTGGTACACGTGTCGGACACGGGACTTGTGTAGTTGTGCCAGTGTCGGACttgactattttttttttcaaaaggtcttgcgcgcactaggtatatttattgtacaccaagataacttttaccaatttttttgtaattttaacctagttttaattaacttttatattagtaaaaaaacgttgatagataaacattttaaagagataaatgattaattttatacattattagtgattttgaagaaataagttttattaaaatgaaaaaattatcactaaaaaattaataacttttacatatataaacttAACTtataaacattttgagttaacttttactgtggtgtacaatatttattgtacaacccttgtaaataagaatttgtgtttttttaaaaaaaaaggtcaTGTCGTGTCTGAATGTTGAAGATCTGACACGGGTAATTATGGTAAAATGAAACGTTCAAATGACATTTATTTGCGCGTTAAAAGGATTACGTTAATAGTGATTAAGACAAGCTATCTTCTTTTCAAAACATTGTACAAGACGCAAAGTTTGTCTAATAAGGCATAGTGTAATAGGTCTGAAAACCCCACAAAATTGGTCTCTCAACTGTCGCCTACACTTCTACATATCTGTGTTTCGATAGCCAACTTGAAGATGGTTGTAAATAGAAAAAGAAATTGGATAAAATTTTAACTTGTGGTTGCAAACATCTGGTACAGTGATAACCCATGTTATCTAGACTCAGATATCCATATGTCCAAGTGTTGGGCACAGTATTTTGAGAAATAGTTACACgattttggtccaaaatgaaggGTCAATACCAATGTCTAAGTGTCGAGGATGCGACACGGATATTTAAGGTAAAATGTAGAGTCCAGACAATAACAGAGGTGATAAACTCACCTAGATATCAAGAACCAAACGTAAAGTATCCATGGCTGAGCTATTAATCTATTATCTTCCCTTTCTGCCCCGTCTGTACTTATCTAGTTAAAGACTCCGTCAATGTGCTTAATGGAcgggatggggcggggcgacACGGATGCGGATGTAAGTCCCTCCATCTCCATCCTCTttcccgccccatcacccattaCGGGTACAAAATTTATCCTCACCCCCGCTCCAACGGATACAAaataaaatccatccccgcTCCAACGGATACAAaataaaatccatccccgccccaacgggtcaaactaaaatccatccccaCCCCCACCACCTGTTTGGGTATCCATCCCCATCACATCCCCACCCATACCCTTGCCAATACCAGCATAATTAGATGTTCGGGACAGAAAAAATATAGTACACTTCGTGTTctatagtactccctctgtatttatttaatggatacacttgtcttttccggctgtatttatttaagagatgcacttgtcatttttagtaacttatcaaccccaccatctaattaaataatctatctataccccatccccacccccaatcccctaaaatgacatggtccccacttgttttacttattaaaacatctacccaaccccacttgttttattactttatttcattcaattctttttcttaatacccgtaccctaccaagtgtatctcttaaataaatacggagggagtattctgCAGGAGCTCAAATAAGGTTTTTCTGACAGGAATAACACTTGAAGACCTCTTAATTGCATTAGACATCATTCAATGATGATCAGCCGAGTGTTCCTGTCATTCTGATGTAACACTGAAATACAATCTGTTTTTCTGTGTTCGATCTTGGAGAAAAGGAACAAGTACAGATTACTATGAAAACTGAATATCTTGTTAGCAAGTACAGAACAGTATAATTGTGATCAATAATTCCATAATTATTTTCTTCGTAAACAAATCCCTGTTCAATGTTGCAAAAAAAGCCAGGAAAAATTCTACCAATTCTATAACAAGCGATTTCTAATTCGCTCATCATCACCTTTAACATGAACAACATCCATTACATGAccagcaaaataaaaaaaaacctcaattttcatcAAGAGTGGCTTCTTATTCCATAAATGAAGCAATTGAAGCAAGTCACTTAAATCCTGCTGCTAAACAAAAACCAGCTGAGAGTGCATATAGTCAAAGCATTGAAGCATTTGAGGCAGCAAAGTCACTTAAACAGTCAAAAGGTTTGATAAAACAATAACCAGCTGATAGTATAGTCATCAAAGCCCGACATTTACAGAAAGTTCCTCCAACTCTAAAACTTCTTTAGCTTTCCACTTTCAATTCCCGGTGTTTTACTTCTTTGCAATAGGTGCATCTGGTGTCATATCACCAAGATTGAGGAGAAGATCGTCCGAACTCAACATCACCTTGTTTGCTGAATTAGAGATTACATGGGCGATTTCCCTGGCTGCTTCGATTCTTCTCAGAGTAATAAAAGCCGGGTTGTTGGAAATTGCTTGACCAATAAGTTGAGCACTCTTGGCTTCTCCCTGTTAAACCAAATACAAGAGATGATACACAACATTACCAACAAAATAAATGCATTCGTTGAAATAATAGTTAAATGGATTGGTACTACTGAACAAGGTCTTCTGAGATCAACACGGAAAGAGCCTAGGGGCGAATCTTGGCCTGGATGGGCCCGCCCCCGGGTGAATTTCCGTAGTGTATTATTAGttctgcccccccccccccccccaaaaaaaaagtataaaataattgtataaattacatacttcgtatatattgCTTAATTCTTCTATTGGCCCCCTCGTAAAACGGCTCAAGAGCCACTAAAAGAGCCCATATATCATAAAAACATCCAGCTTTTATGCACATCAACACTTTGCTCTAAGCTTAGAGAAGAGAATGTGGGATGCAGCTAGATGGTCCACTAAGAATttgtaatttaaaaaaaaaattaaaaaaaaatcagctcATAGAGTCCAGAGTTGCTGGTGGATAAAAGAAACTACAAAATTAAACAAGGGAAACACATTTGACATGATGTTAAATAGCATATTCCAGAATTTACAAGTAATCCCCCAGCACACCAACACAGTAAATTTTATACTTCGTACTTTGAACTCCCAGATTAATGCTTCAGGAATATTCCCATCAACCAAGTAAAGCAACACGGTGTAACATTTAGTTTTGGATAAACAAACTGGGATTTTGCAGACTATTTAGTTTTCTCACCTGAGCTCTGATGATAGCACTTTTCTTGTCTTGCTCAGCCTTTTCCACAATAAACTTGGCTCTTTCAGCATCTTGTGCAGCTACCTGTTTAGCCTCAATTGCAGCAGTGAACTCTCTACCAAAGTTAAGAGTGGTGATAGACACATCATCCAAAGCAATGTTGAAGTTTGAAGCTCTTTCTGTCAATACTTTTCGAATCTCCCTACTAACAGCCTGAAAGATAATAAAAGAATCACATAAATCTACTTAACTAGCTATAAATCTTCCTTACTGTTCTGTGATGTATTCATTGCAGTGTTTTGGAATCATTACTAATCAATGCTTACCTCCATATGCAATATCAAAATTCTCGAAGAAAGGACAGTGACATGTTTAGCAAGTCAAAAGCACGAATGGAAAATGATGAATTACCTCACGTTGAGTAAGAAGCTGACTTGCATTGTATTGGGCAACCACGGCTTTAAGGGTTTCATGGACAATGGATGGCAAGACTCTTTCACTGTAATTTTCACCAAGTGTACGGTAAATTGTTGGCAAGGTTTCTGGTAAAGGGCGAGTAAGAACTCGAAGGCCAATCTTGACCTGAAACACATAATTAAATAGTTCAGGTAACATACTATAAATGGAACGTTTATCTGTCAACATGAAACAGTTACTGCTAAAACAATCCTAGAAAAAATTATTATCCAACCAAAGAAAAACCATGCAGAACTTGACTCATGAAACTAATGAAATGTCAGACATATATTGACAATGTAAAACATTAGTTGTTTATGACACTTCGGCTTTGTGCATATCATGTGAAAATAATAGGTTGAAAGCACAAGTCACATGTTCCATCTGCTTATATGTTTCCACCAGAACAGTGAATGAGGTTCAAAAAATGATCACAAGAAAAGAACTTTCGCTGCAGCATTAAAAATATTCCTCAAGGCAAAGATTATCTCTTGCATGAATTTTTTCTTCTAATTTCTAGCTCCATCCATGCCCGTGAGTAGAGCTCACTCTGTAACAGATGTAGCTTATTGACAATTTGACATTACTAAACATGGGTGTCGGAAGCAACTTGGCTTACTCTTGGGACACAAGCAACCAAGAAGACCATTACCCTCTACACGTGTCATCACTGTACCCTACACCCATCCACTTCATATTTTTCAGGGCGGGCCTAGGAGGATAACGGGTCCATTTAGCAAGTACACATTAATAGGGATGACAAAGTGGACATCTATACCCAAAAAATGCATACATACATGCCCCCAATCGCATCGTTAAGAAATTTACAAATGGACTACAAGAATAAGATACTATCACAGATAGTTACATGCTCATACACAGGAATACTCACTTAAGAAACGACTTACCATTTGAAGATCACGACTTCCAGATGTACTTTCTACTAGATGAGGTCGTGCACGGACATCATAAATGATTGGTCTCTCGAGCCATGGAATCATGAGATGTGTTCCTTCAGGGTACAcctaataaacaaaaaaaaaatcagaaatccTAACAGAAGTATAAACGGCATTTCAAAGCACTTCAATTCGAATTTCTTGGTTTGTAATAAGTCTCATGCTTTGTCTAAAATTAAAGTTAAACTCTGTGATATCTGAACAACAAATCTTAATTAGTTATCAAGCATTCAACAAAAAGGCGTCATAACACAAATCTAGACAAAACAACTTTTTCAAGAAAGCTCTTATAGTCTTATTAGACCATGTACCTAAAATGAAATTGCTTCCCATGTCATTCACAAAGATATTATCATATTCATATGCGTTCACCAAGCGATTTCAATTTGCAAGCTCACAAACACTTTTCTTTAAGAAGGAAGGATAAAAAATGGTTGAGCAGGCTAACTTTCTCACCACAAATATCATGCAAGACATAAAAGAAGGCAATATTTTTTAATAAGCATCTCAGCAGCTCAACTAGTTTCACAATTCACATAAATAAGAAACGTGTCATGAATCTCATGAAATATTAAACTGGCTACTCAGTTGCTTTTGTATACAATGGAAACTATAAATTTGCCAGAAATTGAATCTGAATCTGCAATACAACAACATACAAATGAAGCAATGTTGCTTCCGATAGAACATTTACCTTGTCCTTGATACCAGAGATGCGGTTGAAGACGATAGCTCGATGACCACCTTCAACATTGTACATACTATGACTGACTCCATAAGCGCCAAGGCCAAGAGCACCAAGAATTCCAACCTTAACCAAATTAGCAGCAGCGCCGCCGCCACCACCAGGCATCTTGGGAACCTTAACGTTTTGGAAATTCATTTTTCAACCCTGGAAATATTCACAATGCCATTCCCCAAAAATGATTAGAGATAAACACTGATAAAAGGTTTAAAATTACCCCCACAAACAGTTTTTGTTTTACCATATACACATTTTATTTGTTGCATCGCTAACAATCTATTTAAGCAATTGACCGGGAGGAATTACACAAACGAAGGCCATTTCGCAACTCAATACAAAAGCACAACCCCAACAAAGACTATTAAATATAACACCAATAGGTTGAAGCTAAAGCTGCAACGAGTAAAAGACCACGCAACTACAGTATATTCGAAAATAAAGAACATCAAACTTCTTAGTTGAATCAATAATGATTATTCTAAGCAATTTGTCCATGTAATTGACCCAGAACCACAAAACGCTGGTAGCAAAATACCCATATGAGGGCCATTTTTGCACCTCGACAGAAAAACACAAACCCACCAAAAATATACTCGTGTGAATCATATCAATAGACTCAAAATTGCAATCCTCAAGTAAATTCGTAGTTTGAGCTACAAAGATCCGCGCAAGCTGAAGTAACCTAAAATGGGGAGGGGCATTTCAACATCAAATTTCTTTATTGCATCAATATCGATTTTTCTAGCAATTCGCCTAAATTGTAGATCCAGAACACAAAACCCCAATATCAAATCACCCAGATGAGGGTACTTTCAAACCTCAATCGAAAAATAACACCAACCCAGAACAGAAATAGTCAAATGAGTATTCCATTCTTCAAAAAATTAGCAGTTATTCATACAAAAAGCGtctattattcaaaaaaattaGCAGCTAAACCCGTAAAACCCCAGGTAAATCAAGCTATTTCAGACCTTAAATCACAAGCATTCTCCACAGAAAATGATAAATCAAGCATAAATGCAAGCAATATTAGATTATTGACATCTAAATCGATTAATTGAGAGCATAAATCAGAAGAAATGCTGgaaattagagagagaaagggatgAGAGAGATTACCTGATGGAGCCTGCGATTCagtgagagaaagagaaatgaGAGAGGGATAGAAGTGGGCGAGTTGCCTGTAATCGAGGTTTAGGGTTTTAGAAGGGATAAAATTGAACTTTTCTTTTGCAACAAGACAACTATCAAGAAGTCAATAACCATTAGTacaatattttctcaaatttcaTGTTAACcccaataattaaataaaataaataaaataacttACACAATAGTTTTTTCGTGTTTTGAGGTTGTAATTTTGTAGGATATTCAATTTATTGATAACTAGACACTATGTATACCATTCAGTTAAGTAACGACTTATTACaataagtaaaataaaacaCCGATTTGTATTTGAAGAAGGCTAAATGTAGTATTGGAttattaaatataaaaaaaaaattaaacataaaCGTATGGTTGAATGATACTCCATAGTCCatattatgtgaatataaaCGGAATGGAACtccgtaataaataataaagagtaaataaataataataataataataataataataataataataaatagtaatagataataataataattagtaaataataaatactactccaataataaattattataaagaatgaacaataaataataaatagtatgcgataaatgtattttaataataataaatgatatattttttttactttgaaCAAAAAAATATGACAAAGTAGTTATAATTATCATTTGGgaatttgaaaataataaatcttTGATTGATAATTAGAAAAGAGTTCCTATTTTTTGTACTCCCTTCATCTCATATTTGTAGTCATATTTTCTAAATCGGTCGTCTCAAAGTGTTTCTAATTTCTGCCATTAAGTTTCTCACtttccatgtattatattaattaaaatgcaTTGAAAACACAACAAAACTCTCTCCGTGTGTTATATGCTCTTTTCCATGTACTTAATTAAAAAATGCATTCAAAACATAACAAAATCCCCCATGTATTTTTTTCATGTATTTATATGCCACTTGTTCATAAACCCCGTGTTTCTAGTCAAACAGAACTATAaaaatgggacggagggagtgcTTGTTAAAATCATAAACCTTTTAGAAGCAAGAGATTCCCCTTTGGAACAGTGTAATGACCGTCATGCCCCTACAACTGTTCTTCAAAATTCCAGAATTCTCTTAGGTGTATGTTTTGACGGATTTACCCTTATGCATGTTGCAATTACGCCTTTACCCTCACTTTTCCTCTCTTTGCTCCAAAGTTTCTTTATTATAGCAATTACTTcgtaaaaaataataagtttTCTAACACATTTTTCTTCTTTACATtgaaactagcttttgagcccgttcatagaacgggcagttgtatagtggttgttcagatgcttttaaagttttaattagcgagtacttgtgatttttgataatgtatgaattaaatagaggtgtaatttgaaggttggaaaaatataaaaattatatgttgaataaatattggatgttaGAGGGGTGGAGTGGGAGAGACTAATGAGTATATTAgactattaataactttatGTTAAATACGGAAAATAGAGTGGAAAAAACATTAGAAGTtgtaaatcatagaaacaataaagaaaaaatgaaataaaacaaaacaaaatgatgGATTTTGAAAGGAGAGACgccacatggcttctaataatgAGATGTCAAATGGCTTCTAATAATATATggtgttcctttttaaatacggaaatttcatgaaataccctcgagttttgtcataattcaccaaacgcccatcaagtttcaataattcataaaatactccTATTTCAATACTTTATACCCTAACTACCCCTATTTCAATACTGAATACACCAAATACTTTAAATGACGTCATCGACCCTATAATAAACCACTTAACATCTAATTAACTCACTAATCCATAATTAACCCCTTAATTAACTCCTTAatcaacccacccattaacccactaacccacccatttctttttctctctcccacGTTTCCTCTTCCACTCCCTCGATTCCTCTTCCAGTTTAGGCTGCCCATTTCTTCTTCCCACCTTCACCGTCCAAAAGGGACTTCCATTTGCACCTGCAATTCTACAAAGCTTTTGGGGCAAATTTTGTATCATCCAGTTCCTAATCCATGTACCTTGAAACCTGTGATAATACGAGTTGAAGAAAGCTCCATGAAACATGTTGTTGTTGATGCAATTGGatttaattaaatatcacaCTTAATTGAATAGCAATCATGTCTCAAAGCCAATTTCTATCAACTCCGAACTCATCAACCAGAACAAAATTGATGAGCATGATTCCATTTGGAACACAAAAACTAAGTACGAACATCATCCTTTACCTACCGATCCACGAAATGCAATGTATCCAACAAAGTTCTATAAGCCTTTTCCCCCATCGATACATCCGTCTTCCTAAACTCCTCGAGAAGCTCTAATGCATCAACACCCTGTCCATCCCTACACATCTCCTCCAACAAGGTCGTGTATGCTAAAAAATCCGGTTTCAACGCATTCCCCAACATATCGCGCAAAACCTCAACCCTTAACTTTCGAATTGTGCAATTGATTTGAAGTCGGGAAGTAGGTTTTGATGAACTGAGAAAATAATGAAATGGGTTGGATTTTGATTCAAAAAAGATTGAGGATTTGGGGTTAATTTGACTGTTGGGCTGTTGAGGAGCAAGCGCCGGAAacattggtggtggtggttaatTGGGGAACTGGGAAGAGGGTGGAAGGGGCAGCCATGGAGAAAAGGCCAAGGAAGAAGAAAGGGGAAGCGAGAAAGAAAAAGGGAGaaatgggttaatgggtgggt encodes:
- the LOC110783372 gene encoding prohibitin-1, mitochondrial codes for the protein MNFQNVKVPKMPGGGGGAAANLVKVGILGALGLGAYGVSHSMYNVEGGHRAIVFNRISGIKDKVYPEGTHLMIPWLERPIIYDVRARPHLVESTSGSRDLQMVKIGLRVLTRPLPETLPTIYRTLGENYSERVLPSIVHETLKAVVAQYNASQLLTQREAVSREIRKVLTERASNFNIALDDVSITTLNFGREFTAAIEAKQVAAQDAERAKFIVEKAEQDKKSAIIRAQGEAKSAQLIGQAISNNPAFITLRRIEAAREIAHVISNSANKVMLSSDDLLLNLGDMTPDAPIAKK